The window GCGTCGCGATCGCCGCGTCATATTCCTGCTTGCTGATCGCCTGCTCCTTGACGAGCGGCTGATAGCGGTTGGCGACCTGCCCCGCATTGGTCGCGGCGGCCTGCGCGCGGCGCAGCTGCGCGACGGCGTTGTTATAAGCGGCGCGGTTCTGCGCGGGATCGATCTGGAACAAGGGCGTGCCGGGGCGAACGTCGGTGCCTTCCTCATAGAGGCGGCGTTGGACGATGCCATCGACGCGGGCGCGCACTTCGGACGTGCGGCGCGCCTGAATGCGAGCGGGGAGTTCGATCACCAGCGGCACATCGCCCGCCTGCACGGTCATCACCGTCACTGGCGTCGGCGGCGGCGCAGGCTGCTCCTTCTTGCCGCACGCGGCGAGCAACAGCATCGCGGCCGCCAGCGCAGCGGTGCCGCCGAACCCGTGCCGAACCCCTTTTGCGGACAGCATGCCCGTCCCATCATCGTTACGCATTGGCGCTCCCTGAGCGGACAACTGTGTCAAAAGCAATCGCGTCTGATTGCTCTTGCGGATTACTCAACTGCAGAAAATGCAATCCCAACAAGGCCATCGATCACCTGGCCACCGGGATAGGCCGCATATACCAGACTATCGGGCGCGATCGTAAGCCGCGTCCTATCCTCGACGATCGCGACTTCGCCGATCGCGAAAGGCTGCCCCTCCAGATCGATCGCGCCCTGTACCGGCATCACCCACAGGGGCATCGATCCCGGTTCGAGCATCATGTCGCCCGCGCCCGTCCAGCGTTCGAGCACAAACTTGCCGCCTTCGGCGATAATCTCGCGATCGCCCGGCAGAGCGCGCGGCGGCGGATTGCCTTCGAACGGCTTGGGATCGGAAACCGCGATGCCGTCGTCGAGATGGAGTTCGCGCGGGCGGCCATAATCGTAGAGGCGATAGGTCAGGTCGAGATTCTGCTGAATCTCCATGATCAGCAGCCCCGCACCGATTGCATGGATGGTGCGGGCGGGCGAATAGATGACGTCCCCCGCCTTCACCTGCTTCCAGTCGATCAGCGTCTCAATCGCCCCATCGAGCGCTGCCGCCCGTAAAGCATCCGCAGTAAGAGCTTTCGTGAGACCAAGACCGATCGTGGAGTGATCTTCCGCCGCCAGCACGGCCCAGGCTTCATCCTTTCCACGCGCAAAACCACGCGCCACCGCCCCATCATCGTCGGGATGGACCTGAATGGACAATTTTTCGCTTGTGAAGAGATATTTGACCTGAAGGTCGCGCGCTGGAGCGCCCTCACCTTCCTCGAACCAGATTTCGCCGACAGCTTCCTGATCCTGTGGCTGATCGGGGAAGAGCGGGGCCAGATCGTGCCGCCCCCAAGGCTTGAGCACGCGATGGGTCGTCAACCTGATCACGGCCAATGTGAATCTCCCCGAACCCAAGCGTTACGCGCAGCGGGGCATCCGGTTCCACGGACGGCGATATTAATCAAGCCGTCCGTTTAACCGATTTAGTTGGGAAGCCGAACTTCGACCTTGTCGACCCATTCCGGATAGAAAGCCGGTTCGCGGTTCGACCAGCCGGGCGCGGTGGCCGCAGCTTCGCTGATCGACTGGAGCAGCAGCCGGCGCTTTTCCGGATGGAGGTGCGGCAGCGCCGCCGCCGAACAGAAGGCCGCGGGCAGCCAGGGGCGGACGTTAGCGCCGATCAGCCGCTCGTAGAGGAAGCGATAAGCGCCGAAGCTGCTCAGCCGGTCCTGCCCCAGATCGAAGGCCGAGATCGTGATGAGCGGCGCCATGAACGGCTCGACCGCCTCCAACCCGCTATCGTCGGGCACCATATCGCGGATGTGATCGAGGCGGACGTAGATGCGCGCCTGGGCGACGATGCTTGCGCTTTCGACCACGTCGCGCGACCAGCGGGCGAGTGCGTCGTCGCGGCCGAGGCCGACGTCGAGCGAGCGACGAATATAGCGTTGAGTGGCGGCCGGAAAACTGGCGAACTCTTTCATTTCCGCCAGCGTCATCGCGCCGTCTGCAGGTCTCGAACTAGCCATGCCAACACCCCTTTCAGGAAGTCTGGCAGGAACTCTGCGCCTTACATGCTTACCAGGCGCTTAAGCCCACCGAAGCCTTCCGTTAATGATCCGAGCATGGTTTTTGTTGCGTTGCAACACGACAATTTTTCAAATCAATGAAATCTGGGGATAAGTTTCGGGCCGCCGCACGGATGCGGCGGCCCGGTTTCGATCGGCCGTTTCGGGTGCGATATCACTCCTTGGCCGCCATCCGCGCTTTTTCGGCTTCCTCGTCATATCCGGATGATGGCGCCGGATCGGATCCCTTTCCGGGCTGCGTGTTCGCGGGCGCATCCGAAGTCGGGAAACTTTCGTCTAAAGCGACGTCGAGTTTGGCATCCTCATTCTTGGGATCGGTCGCCAGCTTCTTGTCATCGCTGGCGTCATGCGCCGTGCGGATGTGGGGTGTGGCGCGCTTGATGTCGTCCATCGACTCGGTTGTCATCAGTCCTCTCCACCAACGGTGAATATCAACGCGCAGGAACTGACGACCGTTCCGCAGACTGTGCTAAACTGAACTTTCGATGAACACCGCCCGTCGTTCGACCAGCGTCATGGCGATGAAGCGATTTTTCCGCAGTCGTTTGCTATAGGATGGCCATGACATCTGACACGAATGGCCCGCGCGGGGCCTTGGTAAGCCCGCGCGTTGCCCTGCTTTCGATACTCGGTTTCTGGACGCTCTATTTCGCGATCGCCACGCTGCGCTGGCTGATGCTCGATTACGGGCATCAGATCGAAATGATGGCAGCACGCCTGCTGGTGACGATCGGGTCGATGCTGGCGACCTTCTTCGTCTATCTGGCGCTGCGCCCGCTGGGCAGCCGCCCGCTGCGCACGAACGTGACCGCGGTCGCCTTGCTTTCGATCCCGGCGGCGATCGCCTATTCGTCGATGAACTGGGCTGCGTTCAACCAGATGGACCGGCAGATCGAGGCCGAAAAGGCCAAGGCGGTCGGCGAAGGCAAGATCGTTATCGACAGCCGCGTGAGCGAAGCCGTCCGCCAGCGGACCGAGGCCGCCATCGCCGCCGCCCGCACCGCCGTCGCCCAAGCCGCCGAACAGGCCCACGCCGCCGGCGAAGCCCGTCGCGAAGCGCTGGAAGCCAAAGCCGAAGCGCTGCGCGAGGCGCAGGAAGCCCGCCGCGCCGCCGATGCGGCACGCCGGGAAATCCGCCAGCAGCGCAATGAGCTGAGGAACGAGATCAAAAAGCTGACGCCCGAAGCGCGCCGCGAAGCCTTGCAGGCGCAGCGCGATGCGGCCCAGATCCAGCGGGACGCGCTTCAGGCCCAACGGGACGCGCAGCGCGAAGCGCGCGATGCCCAGCGCGAAGCGCTTCAGGCGCAACGCGAGGCTCAGCGCGAAGCCCGCGATGCTCAGCGCGAGGCCGAACGGCAGGCGCGCGAGGATTATCAGACCTATCAGCAGGGCATCCAGCAGGCGCGCGAAGCCGTGGAGATGGCGCGCAAGCATGGCATCAACATCGATCTCGATCAGATGCTCGCCGGCCTGCCCGCGCCCCCTGCCCCGCCGACCGCGCCGGTCGCCCCCAAGGTGATCGTGCCCAAGGTCATCGTTCCCAAGGTGACGCCGCCCGCGCCGCCGAGTGTGGCGGCCATTCCGGACACCCCCGGCCCCACGCCCGTAGCGCCGAAGGCCAGCGCGGCCCCGAGCGCGTCGCCCGCCAAGCCCGCGCCCGTCCCCGCACCGCTGCCGATGATCACCGTCCGGATTCCGACGCTGAGTCCGGACACCGCGACGATCCAGGTCGGCGCCTCCCCGCCCACCATCGAAGAGGATAAGGAACGGGGCGACGACTATAAGCACTCGCCGCTGGGCGCGATCGCCGATCAGGCGATGAACGGATATTTCTTCTTCGCCGCGTGGGGGGCGCTGTTCCTCGCTTTGTCCTACGCCGCCGCCGTGCGCATCGCCGAGCGCGAGTCCGCGCGCTATCGCACCGCTGCGCGCGATGCCGAGCTGCGGGCGCTGCGCTATCAGGTCAACCCGCACTTCCTGTTCAACACGCTCAACTCGCTCTCGACCCTCGTCCTCAAGGACAAGCCCGACGAGGCCGAGAAGATGATCCTGAACCTGTCGACCTTCTTCCGCACCAGCCTGACCGCCGATCCGAAGGAGGATGTAACGCTGGCCGAGGAGATCCGGCTGCAGCGGCTCTATCTGGATATCGAAGCGGTGCGCTTCCCCGAGCGGCTGTCGGTCGACATCCAGATTCCGGAGAACCTGAAGAACGCCTGCGTGCCGTGCCTGATCCTGCAGCCGCTGGTCGAAAATGCGATCAAATATGGCGTTTCGCGCTCCAAACGCCCGGTGAACGTCAAGATCATCGCGCGTGAGGATACTGAGGGGCTGGTCCTTACCGTCGAGGATGATGGCGACCCGATCGACGATAAGGGCGCATCGAAGGGCACCGGCGTCGGTCTGCGCAACGTGATCGATCGGTTGCGCGCGCGCTTCGGCGAAGAGGCGGCGTGCCGCCACGGCCCGCTGCCCAACGGTGGTTTCGGTGTGACGATTTTCATGCCACTGATCCGGGATGGCCGATGAATCACCCGTCCGCACTCTAGTCGTCGACGACGAACCGCTCGCGATCGAACGCCTCCAGATCCTGTGCGCGCGCGAGCCGCTGATCGATCTGGTCGGCACCGCACAGGATGGCGAAGCCGCGCTGCGCCTGATCGAGGCGCTGGAGCCGGAGATGCTGCTGCTCGACATCGCAATGCCGGG is drawn from Sphingomonas crocodyli and contains these coding sequences:
- a CDS encoding class I mannose-6-phosphate isomerase, with the protein product MAVIRLTTHRVLKPWGRHDLAPLFPDQPQDQEAVGEIWFEEGEGAPARDLQVKYLFTSEKLSIQVHPDDDGAVARGFARGKDEAWAVLAAEDHSTIGLGLTKALTADALRAAALDGAIETLIDWKQVKAGDVIYSPARTIHAIGAGLLIMEIQQNLDLTYRLYDYGRPRELHLDDGIAVSDPKPFEGNPPPRALPGDREIIAEGGKFVLERWTGAGDMMLEPGSMPLWVMPVQGAIDLEGQPFAIGEVAIVEDRTRLTIAPDSLVYAAYPGGQVIDGLVGIAFSAVE
- a CDS encoding histidine kinase; translation: MTSDTNGPRGALVSPRVALLSILGFWTLYFAIATLRWLMLDYGHQIEMMAARLLVTIGSMLATFFVYLALRPLGSRPLRTNVTAVALLSIPAAIAYSSMNWAAFNQMDRQIEAEKAKAVGEGKIVIDSRVSEAVRQRTEAAIAAARTAVAQAAEQAHAAGEARREALEAKAEALREAQEARRAADAARREIRQQRNELRNEIKKLTPEARREALQAQRDAAQIQRDALQAQRDAQREARDAQREALQAQREAQREARDAQREAERQAREDYQTYQQGIQQAREAVEMARKHGINIDLDQMLAGLPAPPAPPTAPVAPKVIVPKVIVPKVTPPAPPSVAAIPDTPGPTPVAPKASAAPSASPAKPAPVPAPLPMITVRIPTLSPDTATIQVGASPPTIEEDKERGDDYKHSPLGAIADQAMNGYFFFAAWGALFLALSYAAAVRIAERESARYRTAARDAELRALRYQVNPHFLFNTLNSLSTLVLKDKPDEAEKMILNLSTFFRTSLTADPKEDVTLAEEIRLQRLYLDIEAVRFPERLSVDIQIPENLKNACVPCLILQPLVENAIKYGVSRSKRPVNVKIIAREDTEGLVLTVEDDGDPIDDKGASKGTGVGLRNVIDRLRARFGEEAACRHGPLPNGGFGVTIFMPLIRDGR